One window of Campylobacter avium LMG 24591 genomic DNA carries:
- the purH gene encoding bifunctional phosphoribosylaminoimidazolecarboxamide formyltransferase/IMP cyclohydrolase translates to MKRALLSVSDKDEILDFAKELANLGFELLSTGGTYKLLKEGGLEVLEVSDFTQSAELFEGRVKTLHPKIHGGILYKRADESHKKQAQEAEIKSIDLVCVNLYPFKQTTQKTQDFDEIVENIDIGGPSLLRAAAKNYKDVWVLCDKFDFKAVLESLKKNDEEDCLNLRQKLMIKAFEHTASYDAFIANYMNERFKKGFGDTKFIVGKKCFDTKYGENPHQKGALYEFEDYFTKNYKTLKGEASFNNLNDINAALSLASSFGKLPAVAIVKHANPCGFAIKENLLSSYINALKCDTVSAYGGVLAINGTLDEALAKKINEIYIELIIAANVDEKALKVFENKKRIKIFTQNTDFLVPAFDKYSFKHINGGFVYQESDFVAKNELENAKLVSLRKADERELKDLEIALKIAALSKSNNVVYVKNGAMVAIGMGMTSRVDAAKAAISKAKDMGLDLEGCVLASEAFFPFRDSIDEASKVGVRAIVQPGGSIRDDEVIEAANQYGIALYFTGVRHFLH, encoded by the coding sequence ATGAAAAGAGCTTTATTAAGCGTAAGTGATAAGGATGAAATTTTAGATTTTGCTAAGGAACTTGCTAATTTAGGCTTTGAGCTTCTTAGCACAGGCGGCACTTATAAGCTTTTAAAAGAGGGTGGCTTAGAGGTGCTTGAGGTTAGCGATTTTACACAAAGTGCCGAGCTTTTTGAAGGGCGGGTAAAGACCTTACACCCTAAAATTCACGGAGGAATTTTATATAAAAGAGCCGATGAAAGCCATAAAAAACAAGCACAAGAAGCTGAAATAAAAAGTATAGACCTAGTCTGTGTAAATTTGTATCCTTTTAAGCAAACGACACAAAAAACGCAAGATTTTGATGAGATAGTTGAAAACATAGACATAGGAGGACCAAGTCTTTTAAGAGCGGCGGCAAAAAACTATAAAGATGTCTGGGTGCTTTGCGATAAATTTGATTTTAAAGCTGTTTTAGAAAGCCTTAAAAAAAATGATGAAGAAGATTGCTTAAACCTAAGACAAAAGCTTATGATAAAGGCTTTTGAGCATACTGCAAGCTATGATGCTTTCATAGCAAATTATATGAATGAAAGATTTAAGAAAGGTTTTGGAGATACAAAATTCATAGTTGGCAAGAAGTGCTTTGATACAAAATACGGAGAAAATCCTCATCAAAAGGGTGCATTGTATGAATTTGAGGATTATTTTACTAAAAATTACAAAACCCTAAAGGGCGAGGCTTCTTTTAATAATCTAAACGATATAAACGCAGCCTTAAGCTTAGCCTCATCTTTTGGTAAGCTACCCGCAGTAGCCATAGTAAAACACGCAAATCCTTGCGGCTTTGCCATAAAAGAAAATCTGCTTTCAAGTTATATAAATGCTCTTAAGTGCGATACTGTCAGTGCTTATGGAGGAGTGTTGGCTATAAATGGAACTTTAGATGAAGCCTTAGCTAAAAAGATAAATGAAATTTACATAGAGCTTATCATAGCTGCAAATGTGGATGAAAAGGCTTTAAAGGTATTTGAAAACAAAAAGCGTATAAAAATTTTTACTCAAAACACAGACTTTTTAGTCCCTGCTTTTGATAAATATAGCTTTAAGCACATAAATGGAGGCTTTGTTTATCAAGAAAGTGATTTTGTAGCTAAAAATGAGCTTGAAAATGCTAAATTAGTTTCTCTTAGAAAAGCGGACGAAAGGGAGTTAAAGGACTTAGAAATAGCCCTTAAAATAGCTGCCTTAAGCAAGTCAAACAATGTAGTTTATGTGAAAAACGGTGCTATGGTGGCCATAGGTATGGGTATGACAAGTAGGGTTGATGCGGCTAAGGCTGCTATAAGCAAGGCTAAGGATATGGGGCTTGACTTAGAAGGCTGCGTTTTGGCATCTGAGGCCTTTTTTCCTTTTAGAGATAGCATAGATGAGGCAAGTAAGGTAGGAGTAAGGGCTATCGTTCAGCCCGGAGGCAGTATAAGAGATGATGAAGTTATAGAGGCTGCAAACCAATACGGCATAGCACTTTATTTTACAGGTGTAAGGCATTTTTTACATTAA